In Rhodococcus rhodochrous, a single genomic region encodes these proteins:
- a CDS encoding sucrase ferredoxin, with the protein MTTIAAPTCSALSALDEPLPGTAATAPGYVCLEVPTGWGRDVLDGTALGAELSDELSARAKAADVRILFIRRPGRDVVRETRTVLLARTEPGNTWCERLEITEPAELLDIVPRVVAGPAPGIGAAVQDPIALVCAHGKRDRCCAVLGRPIAAALTAEFGQDVWECSHTGGHRFAPSMITLPTGYTYGRLDEDDSLATVRDARNGHIHAGGLRGRSTWGAAGQAAEIAVREAIDEFAVDAVTVEDGDEPIVRHRDGRAWRVGVETSELPARPASCGAAAKPARPVVATTITPL; encoded by the coding sequence GTGACCACCATTGCCGCTCCCACCTGTTCCGCACTGTCCGCGCTCGACGAGCCGCTGCCCGGTACGGCGGCCACCGCGCCCGGTTACGTGTGCCTCGAGGTGCCGACGGGTTGGGGACGCGACGTGCTCGACGGCACCGCCCTCGGCGCCGAGTTGTCGGACGAGCTGTCCGCTCGGGCGAAGGCCGCGGACGTGCGGATCCTGTTCATCCGGAGACCCGGCCGCGACGTGGTGCGGGAGACCCGGACCGTCCTGCTGGCCCGCACCGAACCGGGGAACACCTGGTGCGAGCGGCTCGAGATCACCGAGCCGGCGGAACTGCTTGACATCGTCCCGCGCGTGGTCGCGGGCCCCGCCCCCGGTATCGGTGCCGCCGTGCAGGACCCGATCGCCCTGGTGTGTGCCCACGGCAAACGGGACCGGTGCTGCGCTGTGCTGGGGCGTCCGATCGCGGCGGCTCTGACCGCCGAGTTCGGGCAGGACGTGTGGGAGTGCTCGCACACCGGCGGACACCGTTTCGCGCCGTCGATGATCACGCTGCCGACCGGATACACCTATGGACGGCTCGACGAGGACGACAGCCTCGCCACGGTCCGCGACGCCCGGAACGGGCACATCCATGCGGGTGGCCTGCGCGGGCGCAGTACCTGGGGTGCGGCCGGGCAGGCCGCCGAGATCGCGGTGCGCGAGGCGATCGACGAGTTCGCGGTCGACGCCGTGACGGTCGAGGACGGGGACGAGCCGATCGTGCGTCATCGCGACGGCCGCGCATGGCGGGTCGGGGTGGAAACCTCGGAACTACCGGCTCGGCCGGCGAGCTGCGGTGCCGCGGCCAAGCCTGCACGCCCCGTCGTCGCGACGACGATCACGCCGCTGTAG
- a CDS encoding D-isomer specific 2-hydroxyacid dehydrogenase family protein produces MRIHLGPGHDEHLAAAIVSGGGTLSELDEADALVWDGSAEEFPDLPDRVRWVQLTYAGIEPFFRAGVIDDRRLWANASGVYADNVAEYAVGALLVGLRQFHASVAAKRWTKDVLDPRVRTLHSSTVAIVGCGGIGRAMIPRLHALGASVVAVNRSGRPVDGAKVTLPADRTSEVWSMADHFVVAAPATAETDHLVDAAALAAMPGSAWLVNVARGNLVDTDALVKALGDGAIAGAVLDVTDPEPLPDGHPLWDLDNAVITPHIANTRSRLTQTFAPTLEENVRRFAAGEELIARVDPNAGY; encoded by the coding sequence ATGCGTATTCATCTCGGACCGGGCCACGACGAACACCTCGCCGCCGCGATCGTCTCCGGCGGTGGAACCCTCTCCGAACTGGACGAGGCCGATGCCCTGGTGTGGGACGGCAGCGCCGAGGAGTTCCCGGATCTGCCCGACCGGGTGCGCTGGGTGCAGCTCACCTACGCGGGTATCGAACCGTTCTTCCGGGCGGGCGTGATCGACGACCGGCGGCTGTGGGCGAATGCGTCCGGTGTGTACGCCGACAACGTGGCCGAGTACGCGGTGGGAGCGCTGCTCGTGGGGTTGCGGCAGTTCCACGCCTCGGTTGCCGCGAAGCGGTGGACCAAGGACGTTCTCGACCCGCGGGTGCGGACCCTCCACAGCTCGACCGTGGCCATCGTCGGATGCGGCGGTATCGGCCGGGCGATGATCCCGCGCCTGCATGCCCTCGGCGCGTCCGTCGTCGCGGTCAATCGTTCGGGCCGTCCCGTCGACGGCGCGAAGGTCACGCTGCCGGCCGACCGCACGTCGGAGGTGTGGTCGATGGCCGATCACTTCGTCGTCGCCGCACCCGCGACCGCCGAGACCGATCATCTCGTCGACGCCGCCGCGCTCGCGGCGATGCCCGGGTCGGCGTGGCTCGTGAACGTCGCGCGGGGCAACCTCGTCGACACCGACGCGCTGGTGAAGGCGCTCGGGGACGGTGCGATCGCCGGGGCGGTCCTCGACGTGACCGATCCCGAACCGTTGCCCGACGGTCATCCGCTGTGGGATCTCGACAACGCCGTGATCACACCGCACATCGCCAATACGCGCAGCCGGCTGACGCAGACGTTCGCGCCGACCCTCGAGGAGAACGTGCGCCGGTTCGCCGCGGGTGAGGAGTTGATCGCCCGGGTCGATCCGAACGCGGGTTACTGA
- a CDS encoding MMPL family transporter encodes MSRWAEIVVTRSRWVLAIVLLVVLFAGAWGVGIFGKLTGTGYYDPNSEAVEVEQIIYENFGSQAADIIALYAAPEGRTIDDIRPDIERTLAEFQDAVPAESIQTYWTAPPPMNQLLLATDQRSVAASITLGANSGLTAANFPDALELLEVPGVESQFAGNTVVAIEFTDTLESDLIRSELIAVPITLVLLVFIFGGVIAAAVPVFVGVLAIFSSLATLRLLSNFTEVSSYALNITSLIGLGLAIDYGLFIVSRYREELAAGSDVTSAVKRTMSTAGHTVMFSAALLICAFAGMLVFPQTVLRSLGLGAMAAVLGAAVLSLTAVPALLTMLGHRINAWTWDRETSTRAEARARRFWGGVVRKVVRRPALIAVVITGGLLVLASPVVEARFGEIEYTALPEDSQARAATQTLLDEFPSTGNGATLVLRGENGQAPDSAAVRTVSTEVAKVDGISQTVIVGQESDVVVLQGLYAQGVDGTTRASEITGELRALDVPDGTDLLVGGGRALVDDANQAVSDSLPWMITIMVLSTLVLLFLAFGSVALPIKAVLMAALSLAATFGVLTWVFQLGHGASWLHVVPAAMEPTFVVLILAVVFGLSTDYEVFLMSRMMEARAAGATTVEAVEYGISRTGRVVTAAALLLIVVTGAFTVSGLSIMRFLGVGMIVALIIDATIVRMLLVPSLVKLMGEANWWAPAWMKRVHAKVGLGH; translated from the coding sequence ATGAGTCGCTGGGCCGAGATCGTCGTCACCAGGAGCCGATGGGTACTGGCGATCGTGCTGCTCGTCGTGCTCTTCGCCGGCGCCTGGGGCGTCGGGATCTTCGGCAAGCTGACCGGCACGGGCTACTACGACCCGAACAGCGAGGCCGTCGAGGTCGAGCAGATCATCTACGAGAACTTCGGGTCGCAGGCCGCGGACATCATCGCGCTCTACGCCGCACCCGAGGGACGCACGATCGACGACATCCGTCCCGACATCGAGAGAACCCTCGCCGAGTTCCAGGACGCCGTCCCCGCCGAGTCGATCCAGACCTACTGGACCGCTCCCCCGCCGATGAACCAGCTGCTGCTGGCGACCGACCAGCGCAGCGTGGCAGCCTCGATCACGCTCGGCGCGAATTCCGGACTCACCGCCGCGAACTTCCCCGATGCCCTCGAGCTGCTCGAGGTACCCGGTGTGGAATCACAGTTCGCCGGCAACACCGTGGTCGCGATCGAATTCACCGACACCCTGGAGAGCGACCTCATCCGCTCCGAGCTCATCGCGGTGCCCATCACGCTGGTGCTGCTGGTGTTCATCTTCGGCGGCGTGATCGCCGCTGCGGTCCCGGTCTTCGTGGGTGTGCTCGCGATCTTCTCGTCCCTCGCCACCCTGCGTCTGCTGTCGAACTTCACCGAGGTGTCGTCGTACGCACTGAACATCACGTCGCTGATCGGTCTGGGTCTGGCGATCGACTACGGCCTGTTCATCGTCAGCCGCTACCGCGAGGAACTCGCCGCCGGTTCGGACGTCACGTCGGCGGTCAAGCGGACGATGTCCACCGCCGGTCACACCGTGATGTTCTCCGCTGCCCTGCTGATCTGCGCGTTCGCGGGCATGCTCGTCTTCCCGCAGACCGTGCTGCGGTCGCTGGGCCTCGGTGCCATGGCCGCCGTCCTCGGTGCCGCCGTCCTGTCGCTGACTGCAGTTCCCGCGCTGCTGACGATGCTCGGCCACCGCATCAACGCGTGGACCTGGGACCGTGAGACCTCCACCCGCGCCGAAGCGCGGGCACGCCGCTTCTGGGGTGGGGTCGTCCGCAAGGTCGTGCGCCGTCCCGCCCTGATCGCCGTGGTGATCACCGGCGGTCTGCTCGTGCTCGCGTCGCCCGTGGTGGAGGCACGGTTCGGGGAGATCGAATACACCGCGCTGCCCGAGGACAGCCAGGCCCGCGCGGCCACCCAGACCCTGCTCGACGAGTTCCCGAGCACCGGCAACGGCGCCACGCTCGTCCTGCGCGGCGAGAACGGGCAGGCGCCGGACAGCGCTGCCGTGCGCACGGTGTCCACCGAGGTCGCCAAGGTCGACGGCATCTCCCAGACCGTCATCGTCGGGCAGGAGTCCGACGTCGTGGTCCTGCAGGGCCTCTACGCGCAGGGCGTGGACGGCACCACACGGGCGAGCGAGATCACCGGCGAGCTGCGCGCCCTGGACGTGCCGGACGGCACCGACCTGCTCGTCGGTGGTGGCCGGGCCCTCGTCGACGACGCCAACCAGGCCGTCTCGGATTCGCTTCCCTGGATGATCACCATCATGGTGCTCTCGACCCTGGTGCTGCTGTTCCTGGCATTCGGGTCGGTAGCACTGCCGATCAAGGCGGTGCTCATGGCGGCACTGAGCCTCGCCGCGACCTTCGGTGTGCTGACCTGGGTGTTCCAGCTGGGACACGGCGCCTCGTGGCTGCACGTCGTGCCCGCGGCGATGGAGCCGACCTTCGTCGTCCTCATCCTCGCCGTGGTGTTCGGCCTGTCGACCGACTACGAGGTGTTCCTCATGTCGCGCATGATGGAGGCCCGCGCGGCCGGGGCGACGACCGTCGAGGCCGTCGAGTACGGCATCTCCCGCACCGGGCGTGTCGTCACCGCCGCCGCACTGTTGCTGATCGTGGTCACCGGGGCCTTCACCGTCTCCGGCCTGTCGATCATGCGTTTCCTCGGTGTCGGCATGATCGTCGCGCTCATCATCGACGCGACGATCGTGCGCATGCTGCTCGTACCGTCGCTGGTCAAGCTCATGGGCGAGGCCAACTGGTGGGCACCGGCATGGATGAAGCGCGTGCACGCGAAGGTCGGCCTCGGTCATTAG
- a CDS encoding rhodanese-like domain-containing protein, whose amino-acid sequence MREVDLAALESALTDGATVIDVRERDEYAQVRVPGVTNIPLSEFVARIDEIPTEGTVYVVCAVGGRSLQAAQYLAGRGVDAVSVAGGTDGWARSGRPVESGA is encoded by the coding sequence ATGCGTGAGGTCGACCTGGCCGCACTCGAATCCGCGCTCACCGACGGGGCGACCGTCATCGACGTGCGTGAACGCGACGAATACGCCCAGGTGCGCGTACCCGGCGTCACGAACATCCCGCTCAGCGAGTTCGTCGCGCGGATCGACGAGATCCCCACCGAGGGCACCGTGTACGTCGTCTGCGCCGTGGGTGGCCGCAGCCTGCAGGCCGCGCAGTATCTCGCCGGTCGCGGTGTCGACGCCGTCTCCGTCGCGGGCGGCACCGACGGATGGGCCCGCTCGGGTCGTCCGGTGGAGAGCGGCGCCTAG
- a CDS encoding RNA polymerase sigma factor has protein sequence MDEALLRTLVPTVIGILVRRGADFAAAEDAVQDALVEALRVWPEDPPRDPKGWLVAVAWRRFLDTVRADASRRRREILVDAEPRPGPGTPVDDTLALYFLCAHPSLTPGSAVALTLRAVGGLTTRQIAQAYLVPEATMAQRISRAKRTIADVRLDRPGDVATVLRVLYLVFNEGYSGDVDLATEAIRLTRRLAAVIDHPEVSGLLALMLLHHARRAARIRPDGSLVPLAEQDRSLWDTRMIAEGVEILQAALARDRLGEFQAQAAVAALHADARTAEETDWVQIVEWYDELLRFTDNPVARLNRAVAVGEADGPQAGLAALAELDPGLPRYTAAAAYLHERAGDTATAARLYTEAAHLATSVPERDHLVRQAARLHSVS, from the coding sequence GTGGACGAGGCTCTGCTGCGCACGCTCGTCCCCACCGTGATCGGCATCCTCGTCCGCCGCGGAGCGGATTTCGCAGCGGCCGAGGATGCCGTGCAGGACGCGCTCGTCGAAGCCCTGCGGGTGTGGCCGGAGGATCCGCCACGCGACCCGAAGGGCTGGCTGGTCGCGGTGGCGTGGCGCAGATTCCTCGACACCGTACGCGCCGACGCATCCCGCCGGCGCCGCGAGATCCTCGTCGACGCCGAGCCCCGGCCCGGTCCGGGCACACCGGTGGACGACACCCTCGCGTTGTACTTCCTGTGTGCCCACCCGTCGCTCACGCCCGGGTCGGCGGTCGCGCTGACCCTGCGGGCCGTCGGTGGGTTGACCACCCGGCAGATCGCGCAGGCCTATCTCGTCCCGGAAGCGACGATGGCCCAACGCATCAGCCGGGCCAAGCGCACGATCGCGGACGTCCGGCTGGATCGGCCGGGCGATGTCGCGACGGTGCTGCGGGTGCTCTATCTCGTGTTCAACGAGGGTTATTCGGGTGACGTCGACCTGGCCACCGAGGCCATCCGGCTCACGCGCCGGCTGGCAGCGGTGATCGACCACCCCGAGGTGTCGGGTCTGCTCGCGTTGATGCTGCTCCACCACGCCCGGCGAGCGGCGCGCATCCGGCCGGACGGCAGTCTCGTCCCCCTCGCCGAACAGGACCGCAGCCTGTGGGACACGCGCATGATCGCGGAGGGCGTGGAGATCCTGCAGGCCGCACTCGCCCGCGACAGGCTCGGCGAGTTCCAGGCACAGGCCGCCGTCGCCGCCCTTCACGCCGACGCACGCACTGCGGAGGAGACCGACTGGGTGCAGATCGTCGAGTGGTACGACGAGCTCCTGCGGTTCACCGACAACCCGGTGGCCCGCCTCAACCGCGCCGTCGCGGTCGGTGAGGCGGACGGACCGCAGGCCGGTCTCGCGGCGCTGGCCGAACTCGACCCCGGCTTGCCTCGGTACACGGCGGCCGCGGCATATCTCCACGAACGCGCCGGCGACACGGCCACGGCGGCCCGGCTCTACACGGAGGCCGCACACCTGGCGACCAGCGTCCCCGAGCGGGACCATCTCGTGCGGCAGGCGGCACGTCTGCACAGCGTTTCCTGA
- a CDS encoding error-prone DNA polymerase, whose translation MGWGNGPPTWSEMERVLSGRPGTSRRDAEHPGDGSDSPAWSRTRTEYEARVRRPEGPVVPYAELHAHSAFSFLDGASTPEELAEEAARLGLEALAVTDHDGLYGAVRFAEVARELGIRTVFGAELGLDDAHLLVLARGQEGYRRLSRQIADAHLAGGEKNNPTYDYDALTDAAGGHWQILTGCRRGHVRQAFATGGIPAAEAALLDLVDRFGADRVTVELTRHGYPDDHERNAALFELAARHGIPCIASTAAHFAHPHRRRLAMAVAAISDRQSLDDAVGRIPPTGGGHLRSGEEMTRLFEAFPGVVHHAAELGRECAFDLRLVAPKLPPFDVPDGHTEFTWLRELTYDGARRRYGPVERRPDAYRQIEHELDVVGRLGFPGYFLVVHDIVDFCKRSDILCQGRGSAANSAVCYAIGITNVDPVGNKLLFERFLSPERDGPPDIDLDIESDRREEAIQYVYRKYGRINAAQVANVITYRGRSAVRDMARALGYSQGQQDAWSKLIGRWGGVRVETDERIPETVLDLAEQIEGLPRHLGIHSGGMVICDRPVADVCPVEWARMEGRTVLQWDKDDCAAAGLVKFDLLGLGMLSALHYMIDLVDEHEGIRVDLAHLDLSEPGVYEMLCRADSVGVFQVESRAQMATLPRLKPRCFYDLVIEVAIIRPGPIQGGSVHPYIRRRNGLEPVTYDHPCLEKALERTLGVPLFQEQLMQMAVDAAGFTAAEADRLRRAMGSKRSTEKMERLRGRLYQGMRDLHGITGDVADRIYEKLYAFANFGFPESHSQSFASLVFYSAWFKLHHPAAFCAGLLRAQPMGFYSPQSLVADARRHGVVVHGPDIGASLAHATLENEGREVRLGLATVRHIGDDLAERIVTERSAHGPYTSPADLAARVGLTTAQVEALATAGAFSSFGVTRREALWGAAPAAAQRPGRLPGIGTVPAPALPGMSALELAAADVWATGISPDSYPTQFLRERLDELGVIPAAELLQVPDGTRILVGGAVTHRQRPATAAGVTFLNLEDETGMVNVVCSVGLWARYRTVAHTAPALLVRGRLQNAEGVVTLLADHLEAMDLRMPSRSRDFR comes from the coding sequence GTGGGATGGGGAAACGGTCCGCCGACCTGGTCGGAGATGGAACGTGTGCTCTCGGGACGACCCGGCACTTCCCGCCGCGATGCCGAACATCCCGGCGACGGGAGCGACAGCCCGGCGTGGTCGCGCACCCGCACCGAGTACGAGGCGCGGGTCCGACGTCCGGAAGGGCCGGTCGTGCCCTACGCCGAACTGCACGCCCACTCCGCGTTCAGCTTCCTCGACGGTGCCTCCACGCCGGAGGAACTCGCCGAGGAGGCGGCACGACTCGGACTCGAGGCCCTCGCGGTGACCGACCACGACGGACTGTACGGAGCGGTGCGATTCGCCGAAGTCGCACGCGAACTCGGCATCCGCACCGTCTTCGGAGCCGAGCTGGGTCTCGACGATGCGCACCTGCTCGTCCTCGCCCGCGGTCAGGAGGGCTATCGACGCCTGTCGCGGCAGATCGCCGACGCCCACCTCGCAGGAGGGGAGAAGAACAACCCGACGTACGACTACGACGCGCTCACCGACGCCGCCGGTGGGCACTGGCAGATCCTCACCGGTTGCCGTCGGGGGCATGTGCGACAGGCGTTCGCCACGGGCGGGATCCCTGCCGCCGAAGCAGCATTGCTCGATCTCGTCGACCGGTTCGGCGCCGACCGCGTGACCGTCGAACTCACCCGTCACGGATATCCCGACGACCACGAACGCAACGCAGCCCTCTTCGAACTTGCCGCGCGACATGGCATTCCGTGCATCGCGAGCACGGCGGCGCACTTCGCGCATCCCCATCGACGACGTCTGGCGATGGCCGTGGCGGCGATCTCCGACCGGCAGAGCCTCGACGACGCCGTCGGCCGGATCCCCCCGACCGGAGGCGGGCACCTGCGGTCGGGGGAGGAGATGACGCGGCTGTTCGAGGCCTTTCCGGGTGTCGTGCACCATGCCGCCGAACTCGGTCGTGAATGCGCCTTCGATCTGCGTCTCGTCGCCCCGAAACTGCCGCCCTTCGATGTTCCCGACGGGCACACCGAGTTCACCTGGCTGCGCGAACTCACCTACGACGGGGCGCGTCGCCGCTACGGTCCGGTCGAGCGCCGCCCCGACGCCTATCGGCAGATCGAACACGAACTCGACGTCGTCGGCCGGCTGGGATTCCCGGGATACTTCCTCGTCGTCCACGACATCGTCGACTTCTGCAAGCGGAGCGACATCCTCTGCCAGGGACGAGGATCGGCCGCCAACTCGGCGGTCTGCTACGCGATCGGCATCACCAACGTCGACCCCGTCGGCAACAAGCTGCTGTTCGAACGCTTCCTGTCGCCCGAACGCGACGGCCCACCCGACATCGACCTCGACATCGAATCCGACCGGCGCGAGGAGGCGATCCAGTACGTCTACCGCAAGTACGGCCGCATCAATGCGGCGCAGGTCGCGAACGTCATCACCTACCGCGGTCGTTCCGCCGTCCGCGACATGGCCCGTGCTCTCGGATACTCGCAGGGACAGCAGGACGCGTGGAGCAAGCTGATCGGCCGGTGGGGTGGGGTGCGGGTAGAGACCGACGAACGGATCCCGGAGACGGTTCTCGATCTCGCCGAACAGATCGAAGGTCTCCCACGGCATCTCGGCATCCACTCGGGCGGCATGGTGATCTGCGACCGGCCCGTCGCCGACGTGTGCCCCGTCGAATGGGCGCGAATGGAAGGACGCACCGTTCTGCAGTGGGACAAGGACGACTGTGCTGCAGCGGGTCTCGTGAAGTTCGATCTGCTCGGCCTCGGCATGCTCTCCGCGCTGCACTACATGATCGACCTCGTCGACGAACACGAAGGCATCCGAGTCGATCTCGCGCACCTCGACCTCTCCGAGCCGGGGGTCTACGAGATGTTGTGCCGCGCCGACTCGGTGGGTGTCTTCCAGGTGGAGTCGCGGGCGCAGATGGCCACTCTGCCGCGGTTGAAGCCGCGCTGCTTCTACGATCTGGTCATCGAGGTGGCCATCATCCGGCCCGGCCCGATCCAGGGCGGTTCGGTGCACCCCTACATCCGGCGGCGCAACGGTCTCGAACCCGTCACCTACGACCATCCGTGCCTCGAGAAGGCCCTCGAACGCACCCTCGGCGTTCCGCTCTTCCAGGAACAGCTCATGCAGATGGCCGTCGACGCCGCGGGATTCACCGCGGCGGAGGCCGACCGGTTGCGTCGCGCCATGGGATCGAAACGGTCGACGGAGAAGATGGAGCGTCTGCGGGGACGCCTCTATCAGGGCATGCGGGACCTGCACGGCATCACGGGGGACGTCGCCGACCGCATCTACGAGAAGCTCTACGCCTTCGCGAATTTCGGTTTCCCCGAAAGTCATTCGCAGAGCTTCGCCTCGCTGGTGTTCTATTCGGCGTGGTTCAAACTGCACCATCCCGCAGCGTTCTGCGCGGGTCTGCTGCGTGCTCAGCCGATGGGTTTCTACTCGCCGCAATCGCTGGTCGCCGATGCCCGCCGTCACGGTGTGGTCGTCCACGGCCCCGACATCGGGGCGAGCCTCGCGCACGCCACCCTCGAGAACGAAGGGCGAGAGGTCCGGCTCGGCCTGGCGACGGTGCGGCACATCGGCGACGACCTCGCCGAACGCATCGTGACCGAACGCAGTGCCCACGGCCCGTACACCTCGCCCGCCGACCTCGCCGCCCGCGTCGGTCTCACCACCGCGCAGGTCGAGGCACTGGCCACCGCGGGAGCGTTCTCCTCGTTCGGTGTCACCCGCCGCGAAGCCCTCTGGGGTGCGGCTCCGGCGGCGGCACAACGCCCCGGCCGGCTTCCCGGGATCGGGACGGTGCCGGCTCCGGCCCTGCCGGGCATGAGCGCTCTCGAACTCGCCGCCGCCGACGTCTGGGCCACGGGAATCTCGCCCGACAGCTATCCGACCCAGTTCCTGCGCGAGAGGCTCGACGAACTCGGGGTGATCCCGGCCGCGGAGCTGCTGCAGGTCCCCGACGGGACGCGCATCCTCGTCGGCGGGGCCGTGACCCACCGGCAGCGTCCGGCGACCGCCGCCGGTGTCACCTTCCTCAACCTCGAGGACGAGACCGGAATGGTGAACGTGGTGTGCTCGGTCGGTCTGTGGGCGCGCTACCGGACCGTGGCCCACACGGCTCCCGCCCTGCTCGTCCGCGGCCGGCTCCAGAACGCCGAGGGCGTGGTCACGCTCCTCGCCGACCATCTCGAAGCCATGGATCTGCGAATGCCGAGCAGATCACGCGACTTTCGCTAG
- a CDS encoding YciI family protein: MAKYLLLKHYRGAPAAVNDVPMDQWEPDEVSAHIRYMQDFAARLESTGEFVDAQALSPEGTFVRYDGEGRPPVTDGPFPETKDLIAGWMVIDVDSYDRALELAAELSAAPGAGGKPIHEWLEVRPFMSEPPTVTE; encoded by the coding sequence ATGGCCAAGTACCTGCTGCTCAAGCATTACCGCGGCGCCCCGGCAGCGGTGAACGACGTACCCATGGATCAGTGGGAGCCGGACGAGGTGTCGGCCCACATCCGGTACATGCAGGATTTCGCCGCCCGTCTCGAGAGCACCGGCGAGTTCGTCGACGCGCAGGCGCTCTCCCCGGAGGGCACCTTCGTCCGTTACGACGGTGAGGGACGTCCCCCGGTCACCGACGGGCCGTTCCCGGAGACGAAGGATCTCATCGCCGGGTGGATGGTGATCGACGTCGACAGCTACGACCGGGCACTGGAGTTGGCCGCCGAACTGTCGGCCGCGCCGGGAGCCGGCGGGAAGCCGATCCACGAATGGCTCGAGGTGCGCCCGTTCATGTCCGAGCCGCCGACCGTCACGGAGTAG
- a CDS encoding ATPase translates to MTDELDRIERDITIDAPVDRVWTLVAEPGWYINDNEWTEHRLEHDGDLTTVHDPVHGAFVFRTVTLDEPHYAAFRWLADHTDPDSPSTLVEFRLTALDTDTTELRVTETRFDSLPGDASERRTRFEENSRGWTTELEIAKHHLEKDGSVARR, encoded by the coding sequence ATGACCGACGAACTCGACCGCATCGAACGCGACATCACCATCGACGCCCCCGTGGACCGGGTGTGGACACTCGTGGCCGAACCCGGCTGGTACATCAACGACAACGAGTGGACCGAGCACCGCCTCGAACACGACGGAGATCTCACCACCGTGCACGATCCGGTCCACGGCGCCTTCGTCTTCCGCACCGTGACCCTCGACGAACCGCACTACGCGGCCTTCCGCTGGCTCGCCGACCACACCGATCCCGACAGCCCGTCGACCCTCGTCGAGTTCCGGCTCACCGCCCTCGACACCGACACGACCGAATTACGCGTCACGGAAACCCGATTCGACTCCCTGCCCGGCGACGCGAGCGAACGCCGCACCCGCTTCGAGGAGAACTCCCGGGGCTGGACCACCGAACTGGAGATCGCCAAGCACCATCTCGAGAAGGACGGAAGCGTTGCCCGACGCTGA
- a CDS encoding DUF4349 domain-containing protein, with amino-acid sequence MKRLWPVSLALFALVVTGCDEGGGGEGSSASAPAISAPAIVDGGLRESQPEEADRKEVVTGYLEMDAGDPVATGRRVVTVVEEAGGRVDSLTEQPEASSVLTVRVPADRLDEVVDEIRTLGRVTSLSTTRDDVTMQYTDLEARVGALRASVDRLRALLESSADVEALIAAETALAERQAELDSLEAQRRQLGDRIELSTLTVDITTDRLPSEQDSFWDGLVAGWNSLWAALGAAVVGIGAAIPWVAFLFVCAGVLYLVIRLITRRGRSSGTTGTPDTERTDSDA; translated from the coding sequence GTGAAACGCCTGTGGCCGGTCTCGTTGGCTCTGTTCGCTCTGGTCGTCACCGGCTGCGACGAGGGTGGGGGTGGGGAGGGCTCCTCGGCGTCCGCGCCTGCGATCTCGGCACCCGCGATCGTCGACGGCGGTCTCCGGGAGTCGCAACCCGAAGAGGCCGACCGCAAGGAGGTCGTCACCGGCTACCTCGAGATGGATGCCGGTGACCCCGTGGCAACGGGCCGCCGGGTCGTGACGGTCGTCGAGGAGGCCGGTGGGCGCGTCGACTCGCTCACCGAGCAACCCGAGGCGAGCAGCGTGCTCACGGTGCGGGTGCCCGCCGACCGGCTCGACGAGGTCGTCGACGAGATCCGTACGCTCGGCCGTGTCACGAGCCTGAGCACCACACGCGACGACGTGACGATGCAGTACACCGATCTCGAAGCCCGGGTGGGTGCGCTGCGGGCCTCGGTGGACCGCCTGCGCGCGTTGCTCGAGTCGTCGGCCGACGTCGAAGCGCTGATCGCCGCAGAGACCGCCCTGGCCGAACGACAGGCCGAACTCGACAGTCTCGAGGCGCAGCGACGGCAGCTGGGCGACCGGATCGAACTGTCCACGCTCACCGTCGACATCACCACCGATCGCCTCCCCTCCGAGCAGGACAGTTTCTGGGACGGGCTGGTCGCGGGATGGAACAGCCTGTGGGCCGCGCTGGGGGCCGCGGTGGTCGGTATCGGCGCCGCGATACCGTGGGTGGCGTTCCTGTTCGTGTGTGCAGGTGTCCTCTACCTGGTCATCCGGCTCATCACCCGACGGGGACGTTCGTCCGGAACCACCGGGACGCCCGATACCGAGAGGACCGACAGCGATGCGTGA
- a CDS encoding ArsR/SmtB family transcription factor: MPDAEFSADLHPVFAALADDTRWRILQRLGRSPASASGLAAEFTVSRQAIAKHLAVLERCGLVTSERAGREIRFSAVGSRLSAVGRAIDAVGAGWDRRLSAIKKAAERPQ; this comes from the coding sequence TTGCCCGACGCTGAGTTCTCCGCCGACCTGCATCCCGTCTTCGCGGCCCTGGCCGACGACACCCGGTGGCGCATCCTGCAGCGACTGGGCCGATCCCCGGCGTCGGCGTCCGGGCTCGCGGCCGAGTTCACGGTCTCCCGTCAGGCCATCGCCAAGCATCTGGCGGTGCTCGAACGGTGCGGTCTCGTGACCTCCGAGCGCGCCGGACGGGAGATCCGCTTCTCCGCCGTCGGATCGCGGCTGAGCGCGGTCGGGCGTGCGATCGACGCCGTGGGGGCAGGCTGGGACCGCCGCCTGTCCGCGATCAAGAAGGCGGCCGAACGGCCTCAGTAA